In Gimesia benthica, a single window of DNA contains:
- a CDS encoding helix-turn-helix transcriptional regulator, with the protein MGKASSKRQSRKAEPPKETGKTAADSAVDSASSRKAVPESGHRWTFLTNHAHVLIVLHRNPTIVLREVALEVGITERAVQRIIQDLEEEGFLQREKIGRQNHYQVLTDQALRHPIEKHKSIGDLLNLVALD; encoded by the coding sequence AACCCCCGAAGGAGACGGGTAAAACAGCGGCGGATTCTGCAGTCGACTCCGCCTCTTCCCGGAAGGCAGTCCCCGAATCGGGACATCGCTGGACATTCCTGACGAACCACGCGCATGTACTGATCGTCCTGCACCGGAATCCCACGATTGTGCTGCGAGAAGTGGCCCTCGAAGTGGGAATTACCGAGCGTGCAGTACAGCGGATCATCCAGGACCTGGAGGAAGAGGGGTTTCTGCAGCGAGAGAAAATCGGACGTCAGAACCATTACCAGGTACTTACGGATCAGGCATTACGGCACCCGATCGAAAAACACAAATCGATCGGGGACCTGCTGAACCTGGTGGCGCTGGACTAG